The following are from one region of the Rhipicephalus microplus isolate Deutch F79 chromosome 1, USDA_Rmic, whole genome shotgun sequence genome:
- the LOC119160141 gene encoding gonadotropin-releasing hormone receptor, with protein sequence MLVLSLVGNSFVCYRLLTSRRRRLIKTQVLFLNLTFADLLVTLITMNSQLLWEIVGRVWVAGEIPCRMFKVLQTYALVSSTYMLVGIAVDRHFAICSPLTPAPKPRLVAATCWLLSLIPSVPNLFAFRLVAVRGKHYCASIFYVYRDYNAVRQIYMAFIFILVFVLPLVALVGLYASVLFRLWKVAAMAPPPSLRAQHFASSPGCHPDRSTLPKARVRTLKMAAIISLAFLVTNLPYMVQEILLAFAPRVSLGPHATAVFGVISASNSALNPYIYLAFNGGSGSAVCGARGVWRHLTCSSASKRSTVSCRTRWSPLKAPDHKGAPAMPELPLAHDAEHDEMEDEAG encoded by the coding sequence ATGCTCGTACTGTCTCTCGTCGGCAATTCGTtcgtctgctaccggcttctgACGTCCCGACGTCGGCGGTTGATCAAGACGCAAGTCCTGTTTCTCAACCTGACCTTTGCCGACCTTTTGGTCACTCTGATCACAATGAACTCGCAGCTCCTCTGGGAGATTGTGGGACGCGTGTGGGTGGCCGGCGAGATTCCTTGCCGCATGTTCAAGGTGCTGCAGACGTACGCGCTCGTCTCGTCCACCTACATGCTGGTGGGCATCGCCGTAGATCGCCACTTCGCCATCTGCAGTCCATTGACGCCGGCACCCAAACCTCGGCTGGTGGCCGCAACCTGTTGGCTGCTCTCTCTAATACCATCCGTGCCAAACCTGTTCGCGTTCCGTCTCGTCGCAGTTCGGGGCAAACACTACTGCGCCTCGATCTTCTACGTGTACCGGGACTACAACGCTGTGCGGCAGATCTACATGGCCTTCATCTTCATTCTCGTGTTTGTCCTACCACTAGTGGCACTGGTGGGGCTTTACGCGAGTGTGCTATTTCGCTTGTGGAAAGTGGCCGCCATGGCCCCGCCGCCATCGCTGCGCGCTCAGCACTTCGCTAGTTCTCCTGGCTGCCATCCAGACCGCAGCACGCTGCCTAAAGCGCGCGTGCGGACGCTCAAGATGGCGGCCATCATATCCCTGGCCTTCTTGGTGACGAATCTTCCGTACATGGTGCAAGAAATACTGCTGGCCTTCGCTCCCCGCGTGTCGCTCGGACCACACGCGACTGCGGTGTTCGGCGTCATCTCGGCATCCAACAGCGCCCTCAACCCGTACATCTACTTGGCGTTCAACGGAGGCTCGGGATCCGCCGTGTGTGGAGCGCGCGGCGTCTGGCGTCACCTGACGTGTTCCTCGGCTTCGAAGAGAAGCACCGTCTCGTGTCGCACGCGGTGGAGCCCGCTCAAGGCACCCGATCACAAGGGAGCACCGGCGATGCCAGAGCTGCCTCTTGCACACGATGCTGAACACGACGAAATGGAGGACGAAGCGGGATAG